From one Pristis pectinata isolate sPriPec2 chromosome 12, sPriPec2.1.pri, whole genome shotgun sequence genomic stretch:
- the slc35g1 gene encoding uncharacterized protein slc35g1 isoform X2, with translation MSAYYDPEQDFVVVALGAQPCVNEVLMEKPSGGAAANAECNGIPETGHRAAAREDFNFAACCHSQRVGHSADEETSSDPPGGNLRLKQGDVEYVHKYFCQLISTRSEHAARDTVWARFAQLLSLIPPLQSLV, from the exons ATGAGCGCTTACTACGACCCAGAGCAGGACTTTGTGGTTGTGGCTCTCGGGGCTCAGCCGTGTGTGAATGAGGTTCTGATGGAAAAGCCCAGCGGAGGAGCAGCAGCGAATGCTGAGTGCAATGGGATCCCAGAGACAGGGCACCGGGCAGCAGCCAGGGAAGACTTCAACTTTGCTGCTTGCTGTCACTCTCAGAGAGTCGGACACTCAGCTGATGAGGAGACCTCAAGTGACCCGCCAG GAGgtaacctgagactgaagcagggagacgttgaatatgtccacaagtacttctgccagctgatcagcacaagatctgagcacgcggccaggGACACCGTCTGGGCCAG ATTTGCACAACTATTGTCCCTAATTCCTCCATTACAATCCTTGGTTTGA